In Nitrospinaceae bacterium, the DNA window TATCGATCTCTCCGACCGCCTGGCGCGAATCGCCGAGGGAGGCAAGATTCTTCTCGGTGCCTCCAAGTGCATGGTCCTGGTGCAACAAGACAATAGCGCCAACAATAAACCTCTATACTCTCAAGGCCTTTCGCAGAATTACCTTGACCTAATCACCAACAATTTTGACAAAACATTGCTTCCAGAAGTTCATAAAATCCGTGAGCCAGTTACGATTTCAGATATTTCTCATGACCCTCGATATCCGTTTCCCATCGAACTCGCGGCCAAGGAGGGCATAGCATCTGTTTTGATAGTCCCGCTCATATACAAAGAAAACATTATCGGAACGATATCTTTCTATTGGGAAAAAACCGTCACTCTCACGGACGCCGAAGTTGCCATGGGGAAAGCCTTTGCGGATCAAGCAGCCGTTGCCATCGAAATCGCCCGTCTTTTCCGGGAAACGGAAGAACATGGCCGCCGGCTGGGTACGCTCGTTGAAGTCGCACAACGCCTCACCCGGGGCCTCGACCTTACGGACGTACTCTCCAGTATCACAGACGCCACGGCGCTGGTCTTAGGGGGGGAGGCGGGCATCCGCCTACGAGAGGGCAACGAGTTGGTAAGAGCCGCCGGTACACCACGAGCCCTTCGGCAAATGACAAAACTGCGTATTCTTATCGGCGAGGGCCTCGCTGGCCGGGCCGCCGAAACGGGCAAGCCCACTTTCGCGTCGGACATTTCCACTGACGAGCGCACCATCAAGGAAGAAGTAGCCCATTCCAACCTCGGGCTCACCGGATCGCAAATCTCAGTCCCCTTGAGTCTCGAATCGAGAAACCTCGGCGTCTTCAATATCTACCGGGAGCTCGGCCACGTTTTCACTGAAGAGGAACGCAACCTCGCTACCAGCCTCGCCGACCAGGCGGCTGTCGCAATTGAAAACGCCAGGCTCTACCAAGAGGCCGAAAAGAGAGGCAAACGCCTTGAGACTTTGGTCGAAGTTGCCCAGCGCCTCACCCGTGGATTGGATATTCCCGATGTGCTCAACGCAATTACTGAGGCGGCAGCGGACGTCTTTGAGGGTGAATCCGCCATTCGAATTAGAGAGGGGGACGAGCTGCTATGGACGACGGGCACACGGAAAGCCTACTCGCTGCCCTTTAAAAAACGCCTCCACATTGGAGAATCGCTGGCTGGCCAAGTCGCCCTGACCGGCAAGCCAATCCGGGTGAAGGATTTCCTCGATGACGACAGAGTAATTCCCGAACACCGGAACATGCAGATGCCAGAGGAACTGAGCTCGATGATGCTCATACCCCTTCGTCTGGAAACAAGGGTAGTGGGGGTGCTGGCCATTTTCAGGGAGCGAGGCTACATATTCGACGATGAGTCGCTACGTATCGGCTCAACTTTCGCCGACCAGGCCGCTATCGCGATTGAGAACGCCAGGCTTTTTGAGCAGGTGAAGGAGCGCACCGAGGAGATGGAGAAGGCAAAGAATCAAGCCGAAACCGTCAATAACGCCAAAAGCGAGTTTCTCTCCAACATGAGCCATGAATTGCGCTCGCCGCTTAACGCCGTCCTGGGTTTCTCTGACCTCCTTTTGTTGATGGTCAAGGATGAAAAGCTCCTCGATATCGCATCAAAAATTAAAGATTCCGGAAAACACATCACACGCCTTATCGATGATCTGCTCGATCTTGATCGAATCGGATCGGGAAAAGTCAGTCTCGACCTTGAAGACGTTACGATAAATTCATTACTCAAGGAAATTTCTGAAATCCGCTCGGACCAGCTTCCGAAAGAGTTTTCCTTGAAATCAAATTTCGATGCGCAATGCGGCAATGTGAAGTGCGACCCGCTCCGAATCACACAGATCATGACCAACCTGCTAGACAACGCCGTGAAATATTCGCCCGAGGGAGGAACCATCACACTAAAAACCGAAGCCGTTTCGGGTGAGGTTATCATCACCGTCGAGGACGAGGGACTCGGAATGACACCCGATGAAATAAGCGTCATTTTCGAGAGATTCAGCCAACTCGAAAGCGGCATCAATACGCGGGCGGGTGGGCTCGGGCTCGGCCTGGGCATCGTAAAAAAATTACTTGAAATGCACGGCGGGCGAATTTTGGTGAAAAGCACAAAAGGCGTGGGCAGCACCTTCTCATTAATCCTGCCGATGACTGCCGCGAATGAGAAAACAGCGACCAGGAAAAAAAGAAAACCAGAGTCGGCAGCCTTGAGCGGCGACCCGTGGGCAGGAAAAAAAATTCTCATTGTTGACGACACGGAGGAAAATCACGAATACGTAAAATTGCTCATGAAAAGCGCCAGCGATATTTTCTCGGCCTATAACGGACAAGAAGGGATTGAGGCGGCGCGGCGCGAGAAACCCGACATCATTTTCATGGATCTGAGAATGCCGGTTCTCAATGGATTCGAGGCGATAGAGAAGCTCAAAATTGAAGCCGACACCAAAGGAATCCCGGTCCTGGCGGTTACCGCCCAGGCCATGAAAAAGGACCGCGACCGATGCATGCAGCTGGGCGTGAGCGGCTTCATCACCAAACCCATCGAAATAGAGGCTTTCAAAACTGCCGTCCATGAAATTCTAAACTAAACACTCTTAATCGATTTCAAGCACTACATTCCCAATGAAATCCCCACCCTCTATCACTTCATGTGCCGCCGCCACATCATCTAGAGAAAAACTCGGCCCGACCGGATGCCCTAGTCCGCCCTCTTCAATGGCTCGGGTGATATCCGCGCAGGCACTTCGTTTTGCCTCATCGGGCATCTCGTAAACGAACACCAACCGGACATTCACGTTCCGAGGCATCAGCTTGTAGTGAGGAAACACGGGCTCCGGCACGCGCGAGGACGCATAGGTGCCAATAGATCCGTTCCCCTTAATGACCTGTGCAGACACGGGAAAGTTTTCACCGAGATCTACTTCGACGATGCGATCCACCCCTTTGCCGTCGGTGATCTCAAGGACCCGCTCGGCAATATCCTCGCTCTTGTAGTTCAGAACATGGTCGGCCCCGGCCCGCTTCGCGGCCTCTGCCTTCGCCTCGGAGCTCACCGTCGAGATGACGTTTGCACCCGCCCATTTGGCAAGCTGTATCCCATAGTTGCCAACCGCGCCGGCCCCGCCCGTTACGAGCACCCAGAAACCATCGACGGGACCATCCGCCAACAGGCACCGATGCGCCGTCATCGCCGGAATCCCCAAACAGGCACCCTCGGCGAAACTCACAGAATCGGGAAGCCGCACCGCCGTCTCAGCTGGCAGCGCTATATATTCTGCTGCCGTGCCCAGTTGTCGCTCCCACTGTCCGTTATAAACCCAGACACGCTCGCCCACGCGGGCCGGGTTTACACCCGGCCCCACCTGATCGATCACCCCGGCGCCGTCGCTGTGCGGAACGATGAAGGGCCATTTCACCGGGCGCGAGCCCAGGCGCGCTTTTGAGTCCGAGGGGTTCACCCCCGAGGCCGAAAGCCGAACGCGGACCTCGCCCTCGCCCGCCTCTGGGGTGTCAATTTCACCTACAATGAACACCTCACGGGCTGGGCCGTGTTTTTCATACCTTGCTGCGCGCATCGAATCTCCTCCTGGCATCTGGATATTCGGTCCATCGACTAAAATCTCTGGCAACGATACCCGTAAAAAAAATTTAAAAAGTCGTCACTTTATTTTCATAGTAAGCCTTCGCCACCCTTTGGCGAAGTACCTGATTCGTGCCGTCCGAGTGCAAGAAGGTGCTCGCATCGCGGAGATATTTCTCCATCGGCGCCGCCTGCATGATCCCCGCGCCACCAAAAATCTCAACTCCCCACCGGGCACAATCGAAGGCCACCTCGGAGGCGAACACCTTGGCCTTCCAGCCCAGGGTGAAATCATAGGGGTCCTGGTGGTTCACCGCCCAGGCCGAGCGGTAGACCATCGTCCGCGCCAAATCGAGACCGATGGCCATATCCGCGAGCATGGCGGCCACCGACTGATGCTCGCCGATAAGCTTTCCGCCTTGAAATCGCTCGCGCGAGTGGGCCAAAGATTTTTCGAAGGCCGCCCTCCCGACACCGACACAATTGGCCGCCGCCTCGGGTTTGCCGCTTGAGAGAAGGCGCCCCCGTATCTCCCACATGCGGCCCTCGCCGAGGATGAGATGTTCTTCGGGCACCTCAACGTTCTCGAAAAAAAGCTCCGAGTTCATTGAGAGGCGCTGGCCGACTTTTTCGTGCACCCGCCCCGTTGAAAAGCCTTGGGCCTGGCG includes these proteins:
- a CDS encoding GAF domain-containing protein: MPPKKTKHKKELSSDEGAIQTDLKGKITSLNPDAEILFGISSKEAAGQFVSSVLVWPGLSCISGTQNGKRAPGKSKNLGTKPEPGIGQKKDGTSFPAEITAKRIRKSNKHLYNIQARNLSKSSSPDEKLQALAQRRKAMSELGIRVSTALNIQEAAQSIAEAAIQAADAEVSRMFLLQDNGKFLLSAEATSEKLPHTERLDSYVEFEVGQGLSGWTVEKGGRVVIDDAPNDPRWESSPWAVQLGLKSYVALPIKRGGEIIGIFSVLRVGIRPFEKEDLEMLNILSSYAAITLEKIYLIEQGRRYASRLEIVDEIAKAVGSALEPENLFNTIIQEIRRAVPCERCIVSSIDPKTKIGHLWHAYSEFVISADPSQKMLGYGESLYNYLYKTKTPMRIEDTREHDSPLAKRFVEIGVRSVLGIPIMQNDRCVAHIILNHREPEIFTDEHEKLLVGIAGHLGSAIRNAILFQEVEEKASRLEIVDKIAKAIGSTLEPKELFRTIVREIRDVVPCERCSIATVDPATLKRRYWHIESNFDIPAPTDEDEFEGGKRLLELIYEPKTSLLSTDPADMPWPHLKDNGVQSSLVIPILMDNKCVAHITLSNQKTEAFTRAQQGLLQDVAAHLGSAILNATLYQTSEDRASRLETLQDMTRKLNEDIDLSDRLARIAEGGKILLGASKCMVLVQQDNSANNKPLYSQGLSQNYLDLITNNFDKTLLPEVHKIREPVTISDISHDPRYPFPIELAAKEGIASVLIVPLIYKENIIGTISFYWEKTVTLTDAEVAMGKAFADQAAVAIEIARLFRETEEHGRRLGTLVEVAQRLTRGLDLTDVLSSITDATALVLGGEAGIRLREGNELVRAAGTPRALRQMTKLRILIGEGLAGRAAETGKPTFASDISTDERTIKEEVAHSNLGLTGSQISVPLSLESRNLGVFNIYRELGHVFTEEERNLATSLADQAAVAIENARLYQEAEKRGKRLETLVEVAQRLTRGLDIPDVLNAITEAAADVFEGESAIRIREGDELLWTTGTRKAYSLPFKKRLHIGESLAGQVALTGKPIRVKDFLDDDRVIPEHRNMQMPEELSSMMLIPLRLETRVVGVLAIFRERGYIFDDESLRIGSTFADQAAIAIENARLFEQVKERTEEMEKAKNQAETVNNAKSEFLSNMSHELRSPLNAVLGFSDLLLLMVKDEKLLDIASKIKDSGKHITRLIDDLLDLDRIGSGKVSLDLEDVTINSLLKEISEIRSDQLPKEFSLKSNFDAQCGNVKCDPLRITQIMTNLLDNAVKYSPEGGTITLKTEAVSGEVIITVEDEGLGMTPDEISVIFERFSQLESGINTRAGGLGLGLGIVKKLLEMHGGRILVKSTKGVGSTFSLILPMTAANEKTATRKKRKPESAALSGDPWAGKKILIVDDTEENHEYVKLLMKSASDIFSAYNGQEGIEAARREKPDIIFMDLRMPVLNGFEAIEKLKIEADTKGIPVLAVTAQAMKKDRDRCMQLGVSGFITKPIEIEAFKTAVHEILN
- a CDS encoding NADPH:quinone reductase, producing the protein MRAARYEKHGPAREVFIVGEIDTPEAGEGEVRVRLSASGVNPSDSKARLGSRPVKWPFIVPHSDGAGVIDQVGPGVNPARVGERVWVYNGQWERQLGTAAEYIALPAETAVRLPDSVSFAEGACLGIPAMTAHRCLLADGPVDGFWVLVTGGAGAVGNYGIQLAKWAGANVISTVSSEAKAEAAKRAGADHVLNYKSEDIAERVLEITDGKGVDRIVEVDLGENFPVSAQVIKGNGSIGTYASSRVPEPVFPHYKLMPRNVNVRLVFVYEMPDEAKRSACADITRAIEEGGLGHPVGPSFSLDDVAAAHEVIEGGDFIGNVVLEID
- a CDS encoding acyl-CoA/acyl-ACP dehydrogenase, with amino-acid sequence MDFTLTEAQKAIQTLARDFVNQEVEPVAAERDRITDWEERMPWDLVEKASALGLRQLPFPEKWGGAGADVLTCCIAGEELAVGDLGFAVNLDQTWKLAHILESVEPSVRDPWIERLCKEPRFLTAIAITEPGVGSDHQGLYDDPSIQLNTRAEKKGGKWVINGMKHYISNGPCAELYVVAARTDMSKNLREGLSGFLVPRQAQGFSTGRVHEKVGQRLSMNSELFFENVEVPEEHLILGEGRMWEIRGRLLSSGKPEAAANCVGVGRAAFEKSLAHSRERFQGGKLIGEHQSVAAMLADMAIGLDLARTMVYRSAWAVNHQDPYDFTLGWKAKVFASEVAFDCARWGVEIFGGAGIMQAAPMEKYLRDASTFLHSDGTNQVLRQRVAKAYYENKVTTF